In the genome of Fulvivirga maritima, one region contains:
- a CDS encoding NUDIX hydrolase, with product MTLQKSNSLNPHVSVDCVIFGFDNGQLQVLLIKRGNNNGALALPGDLIRNNENLDEAASRVLFELTGLRNIFLQQLRAFGNPERLEGNSDIQWLNSMREKPQARVITIAYYSIVKPGKLHPKPSSFASEVNWMPVLELPELAFDHNMIISQALDHLAASLKKEPLLAFEMLPRKFTFRQIQKLYEEVLNKKIDKRNFRKKLQTADILIPLNEKEVGVSHKPARYYQFDKKKIKTKGWL from the coding sequence TTGACTTTACAAAAATCAAATAGTTTAAATCCACATGTTTCTGTTGATTGTGTAATTTTTGGCTTTGATAATGGCCAATTACAGGTTTTATTAATCAAAAGAGGCAATAATAATGGGGCTTTGGCGCTGCCCGGAGACCTGATTAGGAACAATGAAAACCTGGATGAAGCAGCCAGCCGTGTTCTGTTTGAACTGACGGGTTTGAGAAATATTTTTCTGCAGCAGCTCAGGGCTTTTGGAAACCCCGAAAGGCTGGAGGGAAATTCAGATATTCAATGGTTAAACAGCATGCGCGAAAAGCCACAAGCCAGGGTAATAACCATAGCTTATTATTCGATAGTGAAGCCGGGTAAGCTGCACCCTAAGCCTTCATCTTTTGCCAGTGAGGTAAACTGGATGCCGGTGCTGGAGCTGCCCGAATTGGCGTTTGATCATAATATGATTATTTCACAAGCGCTGGATCACCTGGCTGCCAGCCTCAAAAAGGAGCCGCTATTGGCTTTTGAAATGCTGCCACGCAAGTTTACCTTCAGACAAATTCAGAAATTGTATGAAGAAGTGCTTAATAAGAAGATTGACAAAAGGAATTTTCGTAAAAAATTGCAGACTGCTGATATACTTATTCCGCTCAATGAAAAGGAGGTGGGGGTATCTCATAAGCCAGCCCGTTATTATCAGTTTGATAAGAAAAAGATCAAGACTAAAGGCTGGCTTTGA
- the pfkA gene encoding 6-phosphofructokinase, translating to MSTEIKNIAVFTSGGDAPGMNAGIRAVVRACVYYKKNIFGVYRGYEGMIDNDIVKLDARSVSNIIQRGGTILKSARSEEFKTKEGRKKAYENLKSRDIDALIAIGGNGTFTGLHYFGQEYDIPTICLPGTIDNDLPGMDYTIGYDTATNTAVEAIDKIRDTALSHNRLFFIEVMGRHSGYIALNSGIAGGAVAIMMPEDSMTVDELLNKLDAGAEKNKKSSLVVVAEGGQEGTVWEVAEQVKKKAPYYDTKVTILGHLQRGGAPSYFDRVLAGRLGVGAVEAILNGKRDVMIGVKDNKLVFIDFEQIDNKRHEVDPEAVKLAKILAI from the coding sequence ATGAGTACTGAAATCAAAAATATCGCTGTATTTACTTCAGGTGGGGATGCACCTGGAATGAACGCCGGAATCCGCGCGGTAGTGCGGGCATGTGTTTATTATAAGAAAAATATTTTTGGAGTTTATCGAGGGTACGAAGGTATGATCGATAATGACATTGTAAAGCTCGATGCTCGTTCGGTGAGTAACATCATCCAACGAGGAGGTACTATTCTAAAGTCTGCGAGAAGTGAGGAATTTAAAACTAAAGAAGGCAGAAAGAAGGCTTATGAAAACCTTAAATCCAGAGATATTGATGCGCTAATTGCCATTGGTGGCAATGGTACCTTTACTGGCCTGCATTATTTTGGCCAGGAATATGATATTCCTACTATTTGTTTACCTGGAACTATTGATAATGACCTACCTGGTATGGATTATACCATAGGTTACGACACCGCTACAAACACAGCTGTAGAAGCTATAGATAAAATCAGAGATACGGCCCTTTCTCATAACCGTTTATTCTTTATAGAAGTAATGGGACGCCACAGTGGCTATATAGCACTAAACAGTGGTATTGCCGGAGGAGCTGTAGCTATTATGATGCCTGAAGACAGCATGACTGTAGATGAGTTATTAAATAAGCTCGATGCTGGTGCGGAAAAAAACAAGAAGTCCAGTTTAGTTGTTGTAGCAGAAGGTGGACAAGAAGGTACCGTGTGGGAGGTTGCTGAACAAGTGAAAAAGAAAGCACCTTATTACGACACAAAAGTAACTATATTGGGTCACCTACAAAGAGGTGGAGCCCCTTCTTACTTTGACCGTGTATTAGCAGGTAGACTAGGTGTAGGAGCTGTAGAAGCAATCCTTAATGGGAAAAGAGATGTTATGATTGGTGTAAAAGACAATAAACTAGTATTTATAGATTTTGAGCAGATTGACAATAAGAGGCATGAAGTAGACCCTGAAGCCGTAAAACTTGCCAAAATACTAGCAATATGA
- a CDS encoding N-acetylglucosamine kinase, giving the protein MILIGISGSTKCDWQIIENESLILKHSTSGINPFFHSEEEIADTIKKIPQVSNEAQKIEVVYIYSAGCGSKSRQSVVKRALSYALPKAHHYVNHDIVASALATYEGVPSIACILGTGSNACYFDGDIVRQETPALDYILGDEGGGSYFGKKLLNAYLYKRLPKHLSSAFEETYKVTKNDILESVYMQPYANVYLASYMKFIEEHQSDEYFHNMLTKGFSLFMDLYVTSFTKYKELKTHFTGAISYIFKDILSEVAISKEISIGKIIKEPIDDLVSYHINKHYQK; this is encoded by the coding sequence ATGATACTAATTGGAATCAGCGGTTCTACTAAGTGTGACTGGCAGATCATAGAAAATGAAAGCCTGATCCTTAAGCATAGTACCTCAGGTATTAATCCTTTCTTCCATAGCGAAGAGGAAATAGCTGATACTATAAAAAAAATACCGCAGGTTTCAAACGAAGCACAAAAAATAGAAGTAGTTTATATCTACAGCGCCGGTTGCGGAAGCAAGAGCCGGCAATCAGTAGTGAAAAGGGCATTATCATATGCTTTACCTAAGGCTCACCATTATGTAAATCATGATATTGTAGCCTCAGCACTCGCTACTTACGAAGGAGTTCCTTCAATAGCATGTATTCTGGGCACCGGCTCTAATGCATGCTATTTTGATGGTGACATAGTGAGGCAGGAAACCCCTGCTCTTGACTATATTTTGGGCGATGAAGGCGGTGGCTCTTACTTCGGTAAAAAGCTACTCAATGCGTACCTCTACAAAAGACTCCCTAAACACCTTTCTTCTGCCTTTGAAGAGACTTATAAAGTCACTAAAAACGACATACTGGAAAGCGTTTACATGCAGCCTTATGCAAATGTATACTTAGCCTCTTACATGAAGTTTATTGAAGAACATCAGTCTGATGAGTATTTTCATAATATGCTCACCAAAGGATTTTCTCTCTTTATGGACTTATATGTGACCTCCTTCACCAAATACAAGGAGCTCAAGACACATTTTACCGGTGCTATTTCTTATATTTTCAAAGACATATTATCAGAAGTAGCTATATCCAAAGAAATTTCTATTGGAAAGATTATTAAAGAACCTATTGACGATCTCGTCTCCTATCATATAAACAAACATTACCAAAAATGA
- a CDS encoding bifunctional alpha,alpha-trehalose-phosphate synthase (UDP-forming)/trehalose-phosphatase, which yields MARTIIVSNRLPVKVQRDSNGDLQYKPSEGGLATGLGSIYKDGDNVWVGWPGLYFKDKNKAQKAEVTEKLTSENMDPVYLSESEIKLFYEGFSNETLWPTFHYFNQYALYKKSYYEAYKKVNQKYCDAVLELANPDDTIWIHDYQLMLVPDMIRQKLPDASIGFFLHIPFPSFEVFRLLPWRRELLDGVLGSDLVGFHTYDDMRHFLSAVSRICFIGNQQGQITKDRRTIMIDSFPIGIDYDKYANSSAAPSTLSKEVKFRTSMGDQKLMLSIDRLDYSKGIAARLEIFDIFLSKYPEYQNKISLIMVVVPSRDTVEKYKNLKEEVDLLVGRINGKYGSMNWTPIHYFYRSFPLEDLSAFYRMADVALVTPMRDGMNLVCKEYVASKLDKKGVLILSEMAGASKELSEALIVNPNDKHQVVDAIYKALTMPVEEQEKHMAFMQKAIKKFDIHHWVRLFLDRLNSVKEQQKVMGTKVMDDAMEEKVVKEFKSKEKRLLFLDYDGTLVPFNSDPKEAKPDKDLKTLLSKLTADKNTNVVIISGRDKDTLQKWLGDLDVEFVGEHGVWLKMRGEDWKTIDSLDDSWKDAIRPILEMYTDKTPRSFIEEKDYSLVWHYRQVETGLGELRAREIISHLKYLSSNMNLEVLEGNKVVEIKNLEINKGKATSRWADTKNKNNFIFAVGDDWTDEDTFKAMPKHACTIKVGDLRSAAKYSVKDHLAVRELLSLMANS from the coding sequence ATGGCGAGAACAATAATTGTATCTAACAGACTCCCGGTTAAAGTTCAACGTGATAGTAATGGCGATTTACAATACAAACCCAGCGAAGGTGGCCTGGCTACTGGGTTGGGTTCCATTTATAAAGACGGTGATAATGTATGGGTAGGTTGGCCAGGACTATACTTTAAAGATAAGAATAAGGCCCAAAAGGCTGAGGTAACCGAAAAACTAACTTCTGAAAATATGGATCCGGTGTATTTATCGGAATCCGAAATTAAATTATTTTACGAAGGCTTTAGTAATGAAACACTATGGCCCACGTTTCACTACTTCAATCAGTACGCATTATATAAGAAATCTTACTACGAAGCTTATAAAAAGGTGAATCAAAAGTATTGTGATGCCGTTTTAGAATTGGCAAATCCTGATGATACTATTTGGATACACGATTATCAGCTTATGTTAGTGCCTGATATGATCAGACAGAAACTGCCTGATGCGAGCATTGGTTTCTTTTTACACATTCCTTTCCCTTCTTTTGAGGTATTCAGATTATTGCCTTGGAGAAGAGAGCTATTAGACGGTGTGTTGGGATCAGATTTAGTAGGTTTCCATACTTATGATGATATGCGTCACTTTTTAAGTGCTGTGAGCAGAATCTGTTTCATAGGTAATCAGCAAGGGCAAATCACTAAAGATAGAAGAACCATTATGATCGATTCTTTCCCTATAGGAATTGATTATGATAAATATGCTAACTCTTCTGCTGCGCCTTCTACTTTAAGTAAAGAGGTGAAATTCCGTACTTCTATGGGAGATCAAAAGCTGATGCTTTCTATAGATAGACTGGATTACTCTAAAGGTATAGCAGCGCGTTTAGAGATTTTTGATATTTTTCTTAGCAAATACCCTGAGTATCAAAATAAGATATCACTCATAATGGTAGTGGTGCCTTCTCGTGATACGGTGGAGAAATATAAAAACCTTAAAGAAGAAGTAGACCTGCTTGTAGGTAGAATCAATGGTAAGTATGGTTCTATGAACTGGACACCGATTCACTACTTCTACCGTTCATTCCCGCTAGAAGACCTTTCTGCTTTCTACAGAATGGCCGATGTAGCGCTGGTTACGCCTATGCGTGATGGTATGAATTTGGTTTGTAAAGAATATGTAGCCAGTAAGCTTGATAAAAAAGGTGTACTTATATTAAGTGAAATGGCAGGGGCATCTAAAGAGCTTTCTGAAGCACTGATAGTAAACCCTAATGATAAACACCAGGTGGTAGACGCCATCTATAAGGCCTTAACTATGCCTGTGGAAGAGCAGGAAAAGCATATGGCCTTTATGCAAAAAGCAATTAAAAAATTCGATATCCATCATTGGGTAAGACTTTTCCTTGATAGACTTAATAGTGTGAAAGAACAACAAAAAGTAATGGGCACCAAAGTGATGGATGATGCCATGGAAGAAAAGGTAGTAAAAGAATTTAAGAGCAAAGAAAAGAGACTCTTGTTCCTTGACTATGATGGTACCTTGGTTCCTTTTAATAGTGATCCTAAAGAAGCTAAACCTGATAAAGATCTTAAAACGTTACTAAGCAAGCTTACTGCTGATAAGAACACTAATGTGGTTATTATTAGTGGTAGAGATAAAGATACATTACAAAAATGGCTCGGAGACTTAGATGTTGAGTTTGTAGGTGAACATGGTGTATGGCTGAAAATGAGAGGCGAAGATTGGAAAACCATCGATAGCTTGGATGATAGCTGGAAAGACGCTATCAGACCTATACTGGAAATGTATACGGATAAAACGCCACGTTCATTTATTGAAGAGAAAGATTATTCACTAGTATGGCACTACAGACAGGTAGAAACTGGTCTTGGTGAGTTACGTGCACGTGAGATCATTAGCCATTTGAAATACCTTTCTTCTAACATGAATTTGGAAGTATTGGAAGGTAATAAAGTAGTTGAAATCAAAAACCTTGAAATTAATAAGGGAAAAGCTACCAGCAGATGGGCTGATACCAAGAATAAAAACAACTTCATCTTTGCTGTAGGTGATGACTGGACTGATGAAGATACTTTTAAAGCTATGCCTAAGCATGCTTGTACTATAAAAGTAGGAGACCTAAGGTCTGCCGCTAAATATAGTGTGAAAGATCATTTGGCAGTAAGAGAATTATTATCTCTAATGGCCAATAGCTAG
- a CDS encoding pirin family protein, whose protein sequence is MRKIKKIHKAISRPIADLKTVSPLPSATLEQIDPFIFLNHHGPQVYPENNNGLPFGPHPHRGMETVTFIIEGDIAHKDSGGHESVINEGGVQWMTAGSGLIHAEVSSEEFMKNGGDLEILQLWVNLPAKHKMTSPTYKGLQKDSIPAITSEDGKTTINLVSGTLNDQKGAFETITDIVLSTIEMKSGAQYDITVPADRNIFFYVVRGNVKVNGTSVSYFNLVEFENAGEEIHIEANENSLILFGHATPFNEPLVARGPFVMNSEEEIEQAYNDFYAGKLGTWS, encoded by the coding sequence ATGAGAAAGATTAAAAAAATACATAAAGCCATATCCAGACCAATTGCTGACCTAAAAACGGTATCTCCGTTACCATCAGCTACGCTGGAGCAAATAGATCCGTTTATATTTTTAAACCACCATGGCCCACAGGTTTACCCTGAAAACAACAATGGTCTGCCCTTTGGCCCACACCCCCACAGAGGAATGGAAACAGTAACTTTTATTATAGAAGGAGATATTGCACACAAAGACTCTGGTGGTCATGAAAGCGTAATAAATGAAGGCGGTGTACAGTGGATGACCGCTGGCAGTGGCCTGATCCATGCTGAGGTATCATCAGAGGAATTTATGAAAAACGGTGGAGATCTGGAGATTCTACAATTATGGGTTAACCTGCCTGCTAAGCACAAGATGACCTCTCCTACCTACAAAGGTTTACAAAAAGACAGCATCCCGGCTATAACCAGTGAAGATGGCAAAACTACTATTAACCTGGTTTCTGGAACTCTAAATGATCAAAAAGGCGCTTTTGAAACCATTACAGACATAGTATTAAGTACAATTGAAATGAAAAGTGGCGCTCAGTATGACATAACCGTGCCTGCAGACCGAAACATATTTTTTTATGTGGTAAGAGGAAATGTTAAGGTTAATGGTACTTCAGTAAGCTATTTTAATCTGGTAGAGTTTGAAAACGCAGGCGAAGAAATTCATATAGAAGCTAATGAAAATAGCTTAATACTTTTTGGCCACGCCACACCATTTAATGAACCATTAGTAGCCCGTGGCCCTTTTGTGATGAATAGTGAAGAAGAAATAGAGCAGGCTTATAATGATTTCTATGCTGGCAAGCTGGGCACCTGGTCATGA
- a CDS encoding ROK family protein — translation MNAVIVGIDIGGTNTKYGIVSDSGEVLYQNKIPTQEHSDFNDFVIRLTDAINNGLDQLPGENQILAVGIGAPNGNVYRGTIEHAPNLPWKGIVPLVERVKEILQVPVMITNDANAAAMGEMIYGGAQNMNDFIVITLGTGLGSGIVCNGELVYGYDGFAAELGHVTINPNGRHCGCGRKGCLETYVSATGIKRTVYKLLADFMENSELRGISFDDLSTKMITESAHRGDIVAKAAYEYTGKILGSKLADTVAHTNPEAIFLFGGLSLAGDLIFEPTIRHMEANLMPIYKGKVKILPSQLQNQSAPILGASSLVSKYLTKKPSIKA, via the coding sequence ATGAATGCAGTAATTGTCGGAATAGATATTGGTGGTACCAATACAAAATACGGAATAGTATCCGATAGCGGAGAAGTATTATATCAAAATAAAATTCCTACACAGGAACACTCAGACTTCAACGACTTTGTAATAAGGTTGACTGATGCTATCAATAATGGCTTAGATCAGCTACCTGGAGAGAATCAAATATTAGCAGTAGGCATAGGAGCCCCTAATGGTAATGTTTATCGGGGTACGATAGAGCATGCTCCTAACCTACCCTGGAAAGGCATAGTGCCTTTAGTAGAAAGAGTAAAAGAGATCCTACAGGTACCTGTTATGATCACTAATGACGCTAACGCTGCCGCTATGGGCGAAATGATCTATGGCGGAGCGCAAAATATGAACGACTTCATAGTGATAACACTTGGCACCGGACTAGGATCAGGTATAGTTTGTAATGGCGAACTAGTGTATGGCTATGATGGCTTTGCTGCAGAGCTGGGTCACGTAACCATTAACCCTAACGGAAGACACTGCGGCTGTGGCCGTAAAGGATGTTTGGAAACTTATGTATCTGCTACAGGTATAAAAAGAACAGTTTACAAACTATTGGCAGATTTCATGGAAAATAGTGAACTTCGTGGTATTAGCTTTGATGATTTATCTACCAAGATGATCACTGAGTCTGCCCACAGAGGTGATATAGTAGCTAAAGCGGCTTATGAGTATACAGGTAAAATTCTGGGCTCTAAGCTGGCTGATACCGTAGCACACACTAACCCTGAGGCTATATTCCTTTTCGGTGGCCTCTCATTAGCTGGTGATTTGATCTTTGAACCTACTATCAGGCATATGGAAGCTAACCTAATGCCTATTTATAAAGGAAAAGTGAAAATCTTACCTTCGCAATTACAAAATCAAAGTGCTCCTATTTTAGGAGCAAGTAGTTTGGTGTCTAAATACTTAACCAAAAAACCTTCGATTAAAGCATGA
- a CDS encoding vWA domain-containing protein: MKKILLTSLLALFIYQLQAQDVQQVLPEKTRILFLLDGSGSMLAGWGDVNRITAAKELLTELVDSLKTNNKLELALRAYGHLYRRSSQNCKDTRLEVGFSRNNHDIINNKLNQIDPKGTTPIAYSLEQAANDFPNSEGYRNIIIIITDGIESCDGDPCAVSLALQKKGIFLRPFIIGIGMGEEYKKQFKCIGEYYDAKDVNSFKYALNKAITTSLVKTSASVELLDINQQPKETNVNVTFVNSFTGEPAFDFVHYLDTRGKPDSVQLDPVLTYDVVVNTLPPAIKRNVNLVPGQHNVIQVKAPQGALKITQDGAAYYHHGVRAIITERGKSKMINIHDINTQQNYLVGTYDVEVLTTPRRKFNNVSISQSNTTALNLPSPGILNIVNNAAGYGSIYEVDENGIQHWVYDLDHDQSKISVPLQPGNYKIVFRVDRAPGSKYTSIKEVTVQEGRSAVVKLFN, from the coding sequence ATGAAAAAGATCCTGTTAACCTCTCTCCTCGCATTGTTCATTTATCAGCTACAAGCTCAGGATGTACAGCAAGTGTTACCGGAAAAAACCCGAATACTTTTCTTGCTGGATGGTTCTGGCAGTATGCTGGCGGGCTGGGGAGATGTTAACAGGATAACCGCTGCCAAAGAACTGCTCACTGAACTGGTTGATTCACTAAAAACCAATAACAAGCTGGAGCTCGCTCTACGGGCTTATGGTCACCTATACCGCCGGTCCAGTCAAAATTGTAAAGATACTCGGTTAGAAGTAGGCTTTTCCAGAAACAACCACGATATCATAAACAATAAGCTTAACCAGATAGACCCCAAAGGCACTACCCCTATTGCCTACTCACTGGAGCAGGCTGCCAATGACTTCCCTAATTCAGAAGGATACAGAAACATTATTATAATCATTACTGATGGCATAGAATCATGTGATGGAGATCCTTGTGCTGTATCGCTGGCTTTGCAGAAAAAGGGGATTTTCCTCCGGCCATTTATCATAGGTATTGGCATGGGCGAAGAATATAAAAAGCAGTTTAAGTGTATTGGAGAATATTATGATGCAAAAGATGTAAATAGTTTTAAATATGCCCTCAATAAGGCCATTACTACCAGCTTAGTAAAAACATCTGCCAGCGTGGAGCTTCTGGATATTAACCAGCAGCCCAAAGAAACTAACGTTAACGTAACCTTCGTGAATAGCTTTACTGGTGAGCCTGCTTTTGATTTTGTGCATTATCTGGATACTCGCGGCAAGCCAGACTCCGTGCAGCTTGATCCGGTGCTGACTTATGATGTAGTGGTTAACACGCTCCCTCCGGCCATTAAGCGCAATGTAAACCTGGTTCCGGGCCAACATAACGTTATACAAGTAAAAGCTCCTCAGGGAGCCTTAAAAATAACTCAGGACGGCGCTGCATACTATCATCATGGCGTGAGAGCCATTATTACAGAAAGAGGTAAGAGCAAGATGATAAACATCCATGACATCAATACTCAGCAAAATTATCTGGTAGGCACCTATGACGTAGAAGTGCTCACCACACCCAGAAGAAAGTTTAACAACGTAAGTATTTCGCAGAGTAACACCACGGCCCTCAATTTACCCTCACCGGGCATTCTTAATATAGTGAACAATGCAGCAGGCTATGGCAGTATTTACGAAGTAGATGAAAATGGCATACAGCATTGGGTCTATGATCTGGATCATGATCAATCTAAGATCTCGGTGCCACTACAGCCCGGCAATTATAAAATTGTGTTTAGAGTAGATCGGGCTCCGGGCAGTAAGTATACCTCCATTAAAGAAGTGACTGTGCAAGAAGGCCGATCAGCCGTGGTTAAACTTTTCAACTGA
- a CDS encoding glycoside hydrolase family 15 protein has protein sequence MTKHTYDYGLIGNCSFQAHVHKNTNIEWMCWPRFDSSFIFGAMMDDENGGEFSIKPEGEILETHQYYLENTNILVTEITSEQGRYRVTDFAPRFHQFDRYYKPIMLLRKVEPLENSPRVRVKCMPTGEYGKLKPSQYEASNHIEYLGLEKEVRLTTDFSLSYIVEERPIVLNEVKYMALTWGAPLEAPLASTCENFLDKTKRYWRGWVKNMSVSNFHQKEINRSALALKIHQYEDTGAIIAAGTTSLPEAPGSGRNWDYRYCWMRDSYYTLTAFNNIGHFEELERYFNYIVNISVKSKNRFQPLYSVTGEGELTEHILDLKGYKGNTPVRVGNQAYTHIQNDVYGQILASLMPLYVDRRFINLERSDSLNLVYDILQKIEDLMDEPDAGLWEFRTLSQYHCYTYLFHWAGAKAAKKIADKFDNEKIKTLADKVIKLSSEKIDACFDEFRGVYTQAIGSKNLDASNLQMIMMGYLQDNPEACKKHLEELEKELKSEEGLFYRYKHADDFGEPETTFLICAFWYVEALTCVGRIDEAIETFENLLKYSNHLGLLSEDVDAKTGSQWGNFPQAYSHVGLVNAAYRISKKLDMPNFL, from the coding sequence ATGACGAAACACACGTATGATTACGGCCTTATAGGCAACTGTTCATTTCAAGCCCATGTACATAAAAACACTAACATAGAGTGGATGTGCTGGCCCAGATTTGACAGCAGCTTCATATTTGGCGCCATGATGGATGATGAAAATGGTGGAGAATTCTCTATTAAGCCTGAAGGCGAGATATTAGAAACACATCAATATTATCTGGAAAATACCAATATACTAGTCACTGAAATAACCAGTGAGCAAGGGCGGTACCGCGTAACTGATTTTGCGCCCCGGTTCCATCAATTTGACCGGTATTACAAACCCATTATGCTGCTCCGCAAAGTAGAACCACTAGAAAACTCACCGCGAGTGAGGGTAAAGTGTATGCCTACCGGCGAATATGGTAAGTTAAAACCATCGCAGTATGAAGCCAGTAATCATATAGAGTACTTAGGCCTTGAAAAGGAAGTTCGTTTAACCACTGACTTCTCTCTATCTTACATAGTAGAAGAAAGACCCATAGTACTTAATGAAGTAAAATACATGGCTCTAACCTGGGGAGCACCTTTAGAGGCTCCCCTGGCCAGCACTTGCGAGAACTTTTTGGATAAAACCAAAAGATACTGGCGCGGGTGGGTTAAAAACATGAGTGTAAGTAACTTCCACCAGAAAGAGATCAACCGTTCTGCCCTGGCGCTAAAAATTCACCAGTATGAAGACACAGGTGCCATTATAGCTGCCGGTACTACCAGCTTACCAGAAGCTCCCGGTAGCGGTAGAAACTGGGATTACCGATACTGCTGGATGCGTGACTCTTACTACACACTTACTGCTTTTAACAATATTGGTCACTTTGAAGAGCTGGAACGGTACTTTAACTACATCGTAAATATTTCTGTAAAATCTAAAAACAGATTTCAGCCACTCTACAGTGTAACTGGAGAAGGTGAGCTCACTGAGCACATACTGGATCTGAAAGGATATAAAGGAAATACACCTGTGCGCGTGGGTAATCAGGCCTACACACACATCCAAAACGATGTTTATGGTCAGATTTTGGCCTCTTTAATGCCTTTATATGTAGATCGCCGATTTATCAATCTGGAGCGCTCAGATTCTTTGAACCTGGTTTATGATATTCTTCAAAAAATAGAAGATCTTATGGATGAACCAGATGCAGGCCTTTGGGAATTCCGTACGCTTAGTCAGTACCACTGCTATACTTACCTCTTCCACTGGGCTGGAGCTAAGGCAGCTAAGAAAATTGCTGATAAGTTTGATAATGAAAAGATCAAAACCCTGGCTGACAAAGTGATTAAGCTTTCTTCTGAGAAGATCGATGCTTGCTTTGATGAGTTCAGAGGAGTTTACACTCAAGCCATAGGAAGTAAAAACCTGGATGCCAGTAACTTGCAAATGATTATGATGGGATATCTGCAAGATAACCCTGAAGCCTGTAAGAAGCATTTAGAAGAGCTTGAAAAAGAACTAAAATCTGAAGAAGGCCTCTTCTACCGCTATAAGCACGCAGATGACTTTGGTGAGCCAGAAACCACCTTCTTAATCTGTGCCTTCTGGTATGTAGAAGCGCTGACTTGCGTAGGCAGAATAGATGAAGCCATTGAAACCTTTGAAAACCTACTTAAGTACAGCAACCACCTCGGACTACTAAGTGAAGATGTGGATGCTAAAACAGGTAGCCAATGGGGTAATTTCCCTCAGGCATACAGCCACGTAGGTTTGGTTAATGCAGCTTACAGAATTAGTAAAAAACTAGACATGCCTAATTTCTTATAA
- a CDS encoding methylglyoxal synthase, with the protein MKIAIIAHDGKKPEMVAFLLKHKELLTHVELFATGTTGGHVANAGLQVTKFLSGPIGGDAQIAAMAATHDLDMVIFFRDPLDKHPHEPDVQMLMRICDVHNIPIATNPATAELLFKASAQLNQL; encoded by the coding sequence ATGAAAATAGCAATAATCGCTCATGATGGGAAAAAGCCGGAGATGGTAGCTTTTTTACTGAAACACAAAGAGTTACTAACCCATGTAGAGTTATTTGCTACCGGTACCACTGGTGGCCATGTAGCTAATGCCGGCTTGCAAGTAACTAAATTTCTCTCCGGCCCAATAGGTGGAGATGCCCAAATAGCAGCTATGGCAGCTACGCATGACCTAGATATGGTGATCTTTTTTAGAGATCCTTTAGACAAGCACCCCCATGAACCGGATGTTCAAATGCTGATGAGAATTTGTGACGTACACAATATTCCTATTGCTACCAACCCAGCTACTGCAGAGTTACTTTTCAAAGCTTCTGCTCAGCTTAACCAGCTATAA